From the genome of Sinanaerobacter sp. ZZT-01:
ACTGATGCAAATTTAGAGGTCACGCTGTGAAGCTTTGGTGTTGGCCATGCAAAGTATCCTCCTGCTGCGTCCTCGATGTAATCCGGTAAATCATAAAGGCCACCGAACATCTCATCTAGCAAGCCTTCACTAATGAGTAAATCAATCCATTCAATCTGCTCTTCATTGAATCCTTTTTCAATGATTAGGTTCTCTAAATCTTTACTTGTAAATTCAATTACATATTTAGCATATGTATCTGTCTCTTCCACTCTTGCTTTTGCTGCATCTAAAACAGCCTGTATATCACTTTCGGCATCAAGGCGAAAAAAGGAGTAAATAAGAGTTGTCGTAGTATAGTCTTTACTCTCTTTTTTCTGCCAATATCCGTCGCCTTCCTTTGATGCAATCCAAATCCACTTTTCATAATGCAGTTTAATAAAATCCACGGCAGATACAAACGGGTCAATACCGTCAAATTCATTTTCTGAGCGCACGGTATCGTAAACCAAAAGGTCTTGCCAGGTGCATCCTGCAAATTCGGCCGCAGCCTTATAATTGACCAGCATATTATCTGCAATGGCGGGCAAGCTGGAAGAGTTGGAAATCATAACGCCTACCACCGAAAATGCCAGTAGCAACGGCAGCGAAGCCACAAGCAATATTTTTTTCAGTTTCTTATTTCTTCTTGCTCTTCTTCGACTCACTTAATATGCCTTTTCCCTTCTCTTCTTTTTCACGCTTTTTCATTTCGTGATTTTCTAACTGCTTTCTTTTCCATTATTTTTTTCGGTCGCACTTTTCGCTTTCCTCGCTACGTATTTTGGTGCCATTCTCAGCGTGTTTTTTTACGGTTTGTTTTTTTCTGCCTTAAGCGCATTTACAATTCCTGCATAGCTTGATTTTTCGCCTTGTTTCTCCAATTTAGAAAAGTCATACTGGTTTACAATCTCTGCTCCGTATTTCTCAGTTACAGCATGGTAGCAATCTTCTCCCATTTCTTCGCAAAATGACTCTTAAAGAAACTGATCGGCTTTATTTTTTGCTTGTACTGCGTTTCATTCTTATCCATATGCTCAAATGTATTTTTAAATGCACCCAAATACAAAGGTCGCTCTGATCTATGTTTTGAATTAAATTAAGTTGCCTTTTCGAATGCCATCTGCCGGCGTCTTCCCATGCACACTCCCCGTTTTCATTCTAGCGGATTTTTAACTTCTAAAGCATGACTTAACTCGTAGGAAACTCGTTTTGCATGTCATTTATATTAGCCATAGCAATTTCTATTATAGGTATTCTGTGCCTAAATCCGCTCCTAAAGCTGTATGGTGCTGATGCTGAAAACAATACATATACACGTGAGTATACAAGCGTTATGTTTCTTGGGACAATATGTTTTGTTTTAGCACAATCAATGAACAGTCTTGTTAGAGGTATGGGATATGCAAAACGTTCATTGATCAATTTTATTTCTAGCATTATTGTAAATCTGATTTTGGATGCTATATTCATTTTCATATTTAATTGGGGAGTAAAGGGTGCGGCATTTGCAACCATTATCGGAAATTTGCTTTGTGCTGTGCTTGCTATTCAATTCTTGTATTCAAAGAAAAATACTATCAGACTACGTGTCCCAAATTTAAGATTGGATAAAGAGATTGTTAGTAAGATTCTTTCAATCGGTATTTCCGGTTTTATCGGGCAGTTTGCATTAAGCTTAGTAGCTTTAGTTTTTAATCACGTTTGCAGAATTTATGGCGGTAGCACCGCTGTAGCAGCCTACAGCATTATTTCAACTATTTTTATGCTAGTTTACATGCCGTTAATCGGATTAGGACAAGGAATACAACCAATTGTTGGATACAACTATGGTGCAAAAATTTATTTCCGTGTTAGAGGGACAGCACTAAAAGCATTTCAGTATAGTAATAATGGAGCGACGGTATAATTTTGATTTTTCATAACTCTGAATACTGCCATCTTGTACCTCTATTTCTTTTATGTAATAAAAAAAGATTGCTTTTCTCCTGCAATCTCTGTAATATAATCCTATAAAATTCTTTATTTTTCAATACTTTCCGTTTGTTTGGTTTATTTCACGCATCATTAGCACTGCAAATTGCCATTCCTTTTAATAAATTTTCTACGCTCTGCGTTTCGCCGGCTTCCATATACATTTGACTGCCGCCCATACTAGCTGCACGCTCACTAATTGTCACCTCATCACGCAACTTGATCTGCCCATTCTCTACTGCTTCTAACGACAGCAACATCGTCATAATCTTCGTTACACTAGCCGGAGGTAACTGTTCGTGACTATTCTGTTCATAAATTACCATTCCCGAATCAGCATCTAAAAGCACGGCTGATTTCGCATCAATTTTAAGACTCCCCTCCGCAACATCCGTATTTATTTCTACGGCAGATGGTGCCGCAGTAGTTTCTTTCTTTACAGATGATTCCATAAAAGGCAATCTCCAAAAATGAGAAAATGAAACGACAAAAGTAAAAATAATAGCGAAAATTAATACTGCTGACAAAGCCAACGGCATTCCTTTTTTCTTTTTATATAAATTCAACCTAAACCCCCCTCACTCTCTTTCTCTCTAAAAGATATTGTGGAATCAGGAATTTTAGACCAAAGGAAGATAAATTCCGTAGGAATAATCATGACCGCTGGTATTAACAGCGGTCATGATCATTGTTCTTCAATTTTACTACGCAGGACTAATTATACATTCCATTCTGAGCCATATAATTATAAATTTGCTCACCATGCTCTTGTTCTTCTTTTTGTATATGATTTAAAACCTGCCGCATATTTGGATCCTTAAATTCAAATATAGCGGTATTATACGTAGAAGATACAAATTTCTCAGTGGAAAGAGCATCTGTACATAAATAACAATCACTTTGTGAAGTATTAGATGCATTTCCTTGTGGTTGCGATTGCGATTGTGCAAGTACCTGGGACTGCATCGTAGACTGTGACTGTGTAGGCTGCTGCATAGCATTCTGTGCCTGACTCATTGCCTGCATTTGCGGCTTTTGCTGATCCGTGTTCATTGTCGGAACCGTTCCGCTCAACATTTGATTAATTGTGTTAAGATGCTCTTGCTCTTTGCTTTCTAATTCCTTAAACAATGCCTTTAACTGCGGATCGGATGCTTGAGATGCATATTTATTATATTTTTCTATGCAAATCTCTTCATGTTTTTTCTCATCTTGCAATAATGTCGTTTCTTTTTGTGTTAATGTGCTCATATAAATCACCTCAAACTTAATATGCACCGTATTATTAAAAAAATGTATCTCTTTTGAATATTTCTCCCTCAAATATAAATAATAAAAAATGAGGTGCAGCCATGGATAACAAAAAACAGATTTATGAATTGATCAATCAAAATTTAATGACAAATAACACGCCATCCCACTTTATGAATCATTTTATTGAATCGGATTGCTGTAAGGAATACCCTTTTTCAATATTTTTATCCATGCAGTCAACAAAGCAATCTCCACTTTATCATCCAGAAGGCAGTGTTTGGAATCATACGATGCTTGTTATTGATGAAGCTGCTAAAAGAAAAAAACAAAGCCGTAATCCTTCGGTTTTCATGTGGGCGGCTCTCCTTCATGATATCGGGAAACCCTCCACAACAAAGATAAAAAAAGGGAAAATTATCTCTTATAAGCATGATATAGCTGGAGCTGAATTAGCGTATAATTTTTTGTCCGCATTTACGAAAGATACACACTTTATAAATCAAGTATGTTCCTTAATCAAATATCATATGCACATCTTATTTGTGATTAAAGATCTGCCATTTTCTGATCTAGAAGGATTAAGAAAAAATGCAAACATTACTGAAGTCGCTCTACTGGGTTTATGTGACAGGCTCGGAAGAACCAATGCGAATTTAGCAGAAGAAGAAAAAAATATTCAATTATTTTTAGATAAATTAAATATAAAAAAGGAAAGGAGTTCGATTATGGCTAAGGCAGGCATGAAAAGACCAGATCCCAAAGAACCTCATGGCACAGAAAGTAACCACAAAACACACATACCCAAAAATGATACTGACCCAGTACCGGAAATTCAAGGAAAAGCAAAAAGTGGAAAAACAAAAGCTAAGCCCATATAAAAAAAGTCTGTAAATTTTGTTTTAAAGCTTTGTATGCATTCCATCATGCGCAGCGTTCGTATATGGAAAAATTTCTCTCGCTGATTCAACATAATCGTCTGGATTTCTTAAAGCAGGACTATAGTGTGTAAGCCATAGTTCCTTCACACAAGCTTTTTTTGCGATATATGCACTTTCATGAAACAGCATATGCCCCTTGCCTTCAAATTTTTTTTGCATGTCACGTTCTCCGTGCATTCCCTCACAAACAAATAAATCTGCATCTTTTGCAAGATTTATCATTGAATCATTCGATGAAGTATCTGTGCAATAACAAAGCTTAATCGGATTACGCACTCCATCCAAAACCGATTGCGGATCAATAATACGCCCGTCGTCTAATTTCACGGCCATTCCTGTGTGCAAAATTCTAAAGAACTTTTTTGGTACTCCCAGTTTGTCCGCCTTTTGTGGGTTAAATATCGGTTTTCTTTTCCATATAATGCTATATCCATAACATGGAATACTATGCGTTAATGAAGCATACATCAACTCAGATCCATCAATTTTAAATACATTTTTATCACCTTTTAATTCAATTATTTCTATCGGATAAGGTATAACCGGCGCAATCACTGTTAAAGCATTAAAGATGCCTTTCAACCCCGATGGCCCTATAAGTGTTAACGGTGTTTTTTTTCCATGGTTTCCAAGCGTGAGCAGCAGCCCAGGAAGTCCTGCTATATGATCTGCATGAAAATGTGTAAATAATATCGTATTTAAATGGCTTATTTTACAACCGCTTTCTTTTAATGCAATTTGCGTTCCTTCTCCGCAATCAATTAATATCGCTTTCCCTTGATGTTCAACCCAGCAGCAACTAAGCCACCGTTCTTTTTGCGGAATCATACCTCCTGTACCCGGCAGGTATACATCAATCATTTGATTTGCTCCTTTACATTCACACCGTTTTACTTACTGGTACGATTCAAAAAAATCTCGCAAGTCATGCTTTACATCTTCTGGCAGAGAGCTTTTCTTTATTCCTCTTATGGCGCCTTCTAACCCATATAGCCTATGAATACAGGCTGAAGGATCCGTTTCTCGGATTTTTAACCAAGCCGCTTTACTTCCAACTGCCTTTAATTCTTCTATTGTTTTAATTCCTGCATTCTCTAATTGCATTTCTACAATTCTACCTATATTGGGTAATTTTGATAATTCTCTCATGTAAAGCTCCTCGTTTCAACTAACTGTAGTTTTTCATTAATGGTTCTTCTAAGCTCTCACCCTTTTGTCCATCTATACTGTCCAATGATTGCATCTCGCATCAGAGCATCTTCTTCCATTTTTGGCTGCCCTGCATTATGAATGATATTATATTCGAAGCTATGGGACCCTGCTGATCCAAACGATTTTGCTATAAAAATATATTATACTGACGGATTATCTATTTTACAATCGAAGAAAAATTCAAGAGTTACTGTTTATAATTTATCTCCTGACGAAGAAATAACTTACTCTATTGAAAATTATTATATAAAAGGTTATGATGATTTATACAAATCATTAAAATTTATGAAATAAAATATTTAAATCACACTTTCCTTGGCATCAATATTTTCTGTGTTGTTTTCCACGTCATTTAGAGTCTTTTTCTCATTAATTTTAATCGGTGTTCTCTTTCTCTCATCGATATATCGATACAGCACTAAGGAAGACTCTGCACGTGTCAAAGTACCTTGTGGTTTAAACGTGCCATCACTATAACCGGAAAGAATGCCTGCTGCATAAGACTTGATAATCTGATAGCTGTACTTTGTAGTGCTTTCTACATCCTTGACCATCGCCTCAATCTTTGAGTAGTTTTCAATTCCGGTCTTTTCCAATCCATTACTTATGATGAGCGCCATATCACTTCTAGGAATCGGCTGATCGAGCATAGTAATATCGATCTCTGATTCCTCAAATAAACTCAGTTCCAACCCTTCTTTATAGTAGTTATGTGCCCAATGGTGCGGCTTTTCCGCTACCTTCAATACTTCTCCTGTTACTGCTACCACCATCATTTTAATGAACTCACCATAAGTCACTGTACTTTGAGGCTTAAAACTCGAGTCTGGGTAGCCTTTCATAACATCCTTATCTGACATGGCCTGAATAGATTCATAAGCCCAATTGGTTGCTTTCAGGTCTTTATATGTTTGCTGTTTCACAGCGTAAACTGCTGAAGTTGTAAAGAGCAGTATCGCCGTCAATGTAATAACAGATATCTTTTTCATTTAAAATTTTCCCCCTATGCTTTATAATCAAGCGATTGTTTTCTTCTATTACTCATCTCAATCGCATTCTTTTCTCTAACTTAAACTACACGCTATCCCCTCGTTCTCTTTTCCGTAAATTTATGATTAGAAATTCTATTGTTCTATTTTTATCCTACCTTGAAATTGTTTGTAATTCAAGAAAAATATTTTAAAATCCATAAGACTTGAATTTAAAAAACACTCGCTTTTATCATTTTGTTCTTAAGGTTTTTACATTTTACATTTTACATATTATTGTAAACCTTTTAAGTTGTTTGTTAGAAAATCATTCCTATGAAATTACGATCTAATTCTTTATTTCAACTCTACAGTGTGTCACTTCGATCGGCTGCATCTCTTTAAATCCAACATATATATATATAAAGTGGAAATGCTGGAATCAAAAACTTCTTATTTCCACAAGGTGTATCAGGGTGATAACAGTAAAAGATTTTTTCTTTGAAAGCTAAGGAAATAAAATTTCTTTTCTGTTATACTTACTATAAGGATTATCGCTTGGTGGCGGATCACTTTCCCTGAAGGGGGGTGATGCAATGATTACATACTCTGAATTATTTCAATTTGGATTATTAATTGTAGCAGTCATTTCTCTGTGTTTACACAGTAAGAAATAACGAAAGCCACCTAAAAAAGGTGGCTCATTCTATCTAGGATCTGCCGCCCTACCAAAAGCGGTAATCCTTTTCTTATCTAATATATATCATAGTTCTCAACTTTGTGCAAGAGAAAAAAGGCTAAAAGCCCTTATATTGTCCAAAAAGCATAATACTTAAAACTGCACAAACAACAGCCTCCCCAAAACCTCCCGTTCGAATCGACAAAAGGTTAAATCGTTTTCGCGATATAGGATATAACCACATGACTCCTTGTACATTAAGTGTATCTAAGATTAAATGAGACAGCATCCCAGGGATGAATCCATTAAAAAATAACACTATCCTATATAATTCTGCTGCTTCTTGTATCCAAATTGGAGTAAAAAAAGATATGAACGCCCATGTAATCAGAATAAATAATGGTGTATGCAAAAAGCCTCTATGCTTAAATAATCTGGAAATGATCGTGCCCGCAAGCGGTACTTTATTTGTAATCCAGCTTTTTGGGTGATCTATATCTGGAAATAATGATCCCAATACTGCTCCTGTCATTATTATGCTTTCTTGAACTGGCTCATGGACCCCTACTGCTGAAATAACAGCAAATCCTGCAGCAACTCCTCCTAATGCGTGCGTTATATAATTCATTTTTTTCGTACCTCTTCTGCTAATTTTATTTCATATACAAGATATCTTGCTTCTACTCGGATAATTTTTTACTTAGCGGGATAAAATGGCTCTAACAGAGCATATTGATTATGCGGTTATTAAATTTCACCCTTTAATTCTAATCTTTTTCTTATAACATGATTTATCTACAATTTTTAGAAACACATTGTGCGTCCTATTATAATATCAATTATTTATGCTTTATTCTCAAATTCAAAAGGCTTAAAAATAAAACATAAACAAAAAAATAAGATGCGACATACTGCATCTTTGGTATTAAATTTTCGTTTAATATCACTGCCTAATAAAAATTTAGTAAAAAGCCTACCTTTTTGAAGCAGCAAATTAAAAGTTCCTATAAAAAATTTTATTTTTGAATCGGAGAAAGGCTTGATTTTATAATTGATTTTCCCTTTTATAACTCTTATTTAATCTGTATTTTATCGAAGCCTTTTATTAATTATAGCACTTTTCCATATACATTCCAAGCGATGTATTCTGCACCTATGGATTTTTAACACTCTCCATTTAGATTCACGATAAAAAGGTCAGAGTCTGCTCAGAAAAGCTGGACTCTGACCTTTTAAACAAATACTTATACAAACTGACCTAGCTTATTTAGCAACTTCAAATTCTTTTCGTATACGAGCAAGAAGCTCTTTATCTGTAAGAACATCATATGCAGTAAGTGCCATCGTGCATGCACCTCGGAAGAGTAGCTCTTTTCCTTCATCAGTTACCGTACGATCTGCAAATTCTCTTGAATGAATTACTAATGAAGAATCGTTAAATCCAATCCAGCCATGAACACAAGGTGCCTTATAGCTTACATTTCCCAAATCCAAAGAACCAATGCCAGCTTCCGCAGGCTTTACATGATCTCCAAGTGCCTCTTGATTTGCAGTAAATGCTTCTAATAACGCATGATTGGTTACTAGATCGTAATAAGTTGCTTCAAAATGTGACATTTCCAAGCGTGCACCTGTCATTAAAGCAGCACCTTCTGCAATCTTTTTTACACGTTCTATCGCAGCTTCTGCAGTCGCTTTTTTCTTTGCACGAATATAGAAGCGCGCTTCTGCAAAATCGGGAACAATATTAGGTGCCGATCCTCCATTTGAAATGTATCCGTGAAACTGCACATCATTTGGAACATGCTGACGCATTGCATTAATTCCGTTATAAAGTAAAATCACCGCATCCAGTGCATTGATTCCTTCTTCCGGAGAAGCAGCTGCGTGCGCAGCCTTTCCATAATACTGAAACTGCAAAGGTATCAAAGTGAGAGAAGAGCCGCTTTCTTCAGAAACCGGAGCGGGATGTGCCATCATGGCAATAGAAGCATCGTCAAAAGCACCACGTTCAGCCATCTCAACCTTTGCACCACTTGTTTCTTCCGCCGGCGTTCCAAAAACAACAACCTTTCCTCCAATTTCAGGAAGAATCGGTTTCAAAGCAACTGCAGCGAGAAATGCCATTGAACAAATCAGATTATGACCACATCCATGTCCAATATCCGGTAATGCATCATATTCTGCACATAAAACAATATTAGCTCCTTCTTTCCCACTATCGTAAGTAGCTTTAAAAGCAGTTGGAATTTCATAAATATTTCTTTCTACCTCAAATCCAACTTCTTTAAAAGCATTACATAGTGCTTCGCAAGCTTTTACTTCCTGATATCCCAGCTCAGGATTTTCATATAAATAATTCGCTATTTGAAAGGCATCGTTAAGATACTCTTTCGCATTTTTTTTAATACGTTCCTTCATAGCTCACTCCTTTTAAGTGCTTAAAAATTAAAATGGTCCAAAATTTGTCATCTGTGCAATTATAACAAATATTGCACCTATAGTATATTGCAAACAGATGAGAGGAAGTATCCATTTTGCCCATTTCGTCCAAGGAATTTTAGCAAGTGCCAATCCTGCCATAAAGTAACCAGAGGTCGGTGTAAATATATTAGAAATCCCATCCCCTAATTGAAATGCCAAACAAGCCGTTTGTCTTGTAACACCTACTAGATCTGCTAATGGTGCCATAATTGGAATTGATACAGCCGCTTGTCCGCTTCCTGAAGGTACAATAAAGTTTAAGAAACACTGGAAAATGTACATTCCAACTGCAGTTACCGCTGCCGGAAGTTTCCCTAAGAAAGTTGCAGCACCATAAAGAATTGGGTGTATGATGTTTCCATCTGTCATAACGACAAGAATTCCTCTGGCAAATCCAACGATCAACGCACCAGCCGCTACATCAGCCATTCCTTTTCCCAAAGAATTTGCAAATCCATTAAAACCTAACCGTCCAATTGCAGCTACAATCATAGCCATCCCCAAGAAGAGTGCAGCAATCTCATTCATATACCATCCGTATTTTATAACACCATAAATTAAAAGAACAATGGATGCAGCAAATACCAATAAAATCAGTTTTTCTCTTCCCCCAAATTCATGCAGATTAGACAAATCAAGCTTATCTTCCCGCGCGACGTCAACATCGTACATCGAGGATAATTTTGGATCTTTTTTTACCTTTCTTGCATAAAGGATGACAAAAGTAATGGTCACAACCAGCATGCAGATATATAAAGCGATACGAAGTGTCATTCCAGAGAATAACGGTAACCCTGCAATTCCCTGTGCAACCCCGATTGTAAACGGGTTCATAAAAGCTCCGGCAAAGCCGCAGCCTGCTCCGCATAAGACCATAGCCGTCCCTGTCATCGAGTCAAAACCCATCGCAACTGCCAAACTGACCATAATTGGTATAAACGGCAATGTCTCCTCTGCCATACCAATAATTGCTCCGCCTAAAGAAAATGCAATCATAATTGCAGGTATAATAATAATTTCACTTCCGGATAAAGCTTTCGTAAGACGTCCAAGTCCAGCTTCAATTGCTCCGGTATCCTGTAAAACAGTAAAGCTCCCCCCTACAATAAAAATAAAGAAAATAATACTGGCACTTTCAACCATTCCTCTCGGTATGGAAGTAAGGAACCCCATCAGATTTACAGGGGTATTTTCAACATTTTGGAAAGAAGATGGATCAACAACCTCTCTCCCGCTTTCAAGAGTCATCATTTGATACTGTCCGGCCGGAATGATATAAGTAAGCACAGAACAAACTAAAATAATACCAATTAATAAGATATAAACGTGCGGTACTTGTAATTTCTTTTTCGTTTCCATATTAAAGGCCTCCTCTTAAGTGTAATTTTTTTTTAATTCCGAAGAAATAAACTGGCCAAGTCGATCATTGATAAGTTTTCCGTCTTTCAATGCAATACTCCCATTCAGGAGCACAAAATTAATTCCGATTGGCGCAACCGTAATATCCTCAAAAGTTGCTCCATCCATAATAATTTTTGGATCAAATATAGTTAGGTCTGCATCAAATCCTTCCTGAATTTGCCCCTTCTGATTTAATCCTAATCGCTTCGCTGGTTCAAACGTCATCTTGCGCAATGCATTAATCATAGAGATACATTTTGTTTCTCTCACATACCGCCCAAGTACTCTTGGAAAAGTCCCGGCTGCTCTAGGATGCCCATTCCCATTATTAATAATCCCATCGCTTGCAATCATCCCATATGGATTAGAAATCGCCTCAGAAATTTCTTCTTCATTCATGACAAATGCAACTGCCAACATTTGCGGATGTTCACTTCTCGCCTTTACAAACAGTTCTTTATCACAAAAACAGTTTTTATATGGCTCATCCGTCAAAAGTATATCCTCATAGCTTTTATTCCAGCGTTCAAAGCATCCCTCATTAAAAACAGCTGAACCAATACTAGTTGAAAAAGCATTGTACGGATAGGTGTCGTAATCTAATTTTGGATTTTCTACAATTGCATCATTGATTTCCTTTAATGCATCCTTCATTTGTCCCATTGCAGAACAGCTACTCAAATGTGAAATTTGGAACTTTTTCTTTGATACCTTTGCAATCTCAATCATTTCCCTAATTGCATCCGAAGATCCTGCTGAATCTTCACGATAATGCATCGATACAAAGATATCATCATAAGTCAGCTCATTTAGCACCTTAATAACTTCATCAAAGGTAATCCCAGGATCGTATTCCAATCCAAAAGAAACTCCAAATGCGCCATCTTCAATTTCCTTTTTAATCTTTTTAGAAATTTCTGATACAAGGATCTCCGGTGTTTCCTCATAGCGCCCCATTCCTGCTTGAGTACGCATGCTGTTATAGCCGGCAAGCAGCATATAATTCACTGGGGCTCCACCCAAACGTGAGATTGTTTTTTTAAAGCTTCTTACACTTTGATGCTGTAAACCACAGTTTCCGCCTAAGCAAGTCGTAACCCCCATTTTCAACATCATCTCTGAAATAACATACCGCTCCCCTTCATTGATAAAATCTTCTTCATGCATGTGAATATCAATAAAACCGGGAGAAACAACCTTTCCCTCAGCAGAAATAACTTGCTTCGCAGATTCTGTAACCTTTCCTATTTTCAAAATTTTTCCATCTTTGATACCAATGTCACCATTGAGCATTTCGCCTTTCTCATAATCAGGGTACTGTGCAGATTTGATGAGGATGTCTAACATGATATCCCTCCTTTCTTATTCAATTAATCTTTTCTTATGCTTTGCAATCGATATATGATTACACACTTCCAAAAGTCCACAATGTGGAATGGGGTCAGTATATGGACTTTTATGTAGTATATCACTTGCTCCGCACAACGTCAATAAAAATAAGACTGATTTATCAGACTTTTTATTTATTATCTTAGAGGAAAATGTGCGTTAATGATATCTGATAATCATGCAAACCTAAAATACTAATATGAAAACCAACATTTTTATAAAAAACCTATTATATAAGCATCATGGGGCTAAACGAAAGGAGAAT
Proteins encoded in this window:
- a CDS encoding amidohydrolase family protein; its protein translation is MLDILIKSAQYPDYEKGEMLNGDIGIKDGKILKIGKVTESAKQVISAEGKVVSPGFIDIHMHEEDFINEGERYVISEMMLKMGVTTCLGGNCGLQHQSVRSFKKTISRLGGAPVNYMLLAGYNSMRTQAGMGRYEETPEILVSEISKKIKKEIEDGAFGVSFGLEYDPGITFDEVIKVLNELTYDDIFVSMHYREDSAGSSDAIREMIEIAKVSKKKFQISHLSSCSAMGQMKDALKEINDAIVENPKLDYDTYPYNAFSTSIGSAVFNEGCFERWNKSYEDILLTDEPYKNCFCDKELFVKARSEHPQMLAVAFVMNEEEISEAISNPYGMIASDGIINNGNGHPRAAGTFPRVLGRYVRETKCISMINALRKMTFEPAKRLGLNQKGQIQEGFDADLTIFDPKIIMDGATFEDITVAPIGINFVLLNGSIALKDGKLINDRLGQFISSELKKNYT